From one Aeropyrum camini SY1 = JCM 12091 genomic stretch:
- a CDS encoding ribosome assembly factor SBDS, which yields MSKRQDYLVAWMEVRGKRFEILVRPELAFRYKEKGDVDLEDVLWTDTIYRDVRKGLKASPEEVKKAFGTSDPRRVAERILKEGEIQLTEEQRRKLLEAKRRQIISYIARNAIDPTTGRPIPEARIEAALEEVRFPINLWRDAESQAVEAVRLIARVMPIRLAKALLEVKIPPPHSGRAYQALMRMGEVKKTDWLPDGSLKAELEIPAGAQVEITSRIQALARGAAEVKVKKVA from the coding sequence TTGTCGAAGAGGCAGGACTATCTCGTGGCGTGGATGGAGGTTAGGGGGAAGAGGTTCGAGATTCTGGTGAGGCCCGAGCTGGCCTTCAGGTATAAGGAGAAGGGTGACGTGGACCTGGAGGACGTGCTGTGGACCGACACGATATACAGGGACGTGAGGAAGGGGCTCAAGGCGAGCCCCGAGGAGGTTAAGAAGGCTTTCGGCACAAGCGACCCCAGGAGGGTGGCTGAGAGGATACTCAAGGAGGGGGAGATACAGCTAACCGAGGAGCAGAGGAGGAAGCTGCTGGAGGCTAAGAGGAGGCAGATAATAAGCTATATAGCCAGGAACGCCATAGACCCCACCACAGGCAGGCCCATACCCGAGGCCAGGATAGAGGCCGCCCTCGAGGAGGTGAGGTTCCCCATAAACCTGTGGAGAGACGCCGAGAGCCAGGCGGTGGAGGCGGTAAGGCTAATAGCCAGGGTAATGCCGATAAGGCTCGCCAAAGCCCTCCTAGAGGTGAAGATACCGCCCCCACACTCCGGCAGAGCATACCAAGCCCTCATGAGGATGGGGGAGGTGAAGAAGACCGACTGGCTCCCCGACGGCAGCCTAAAGGCGGAGCTCGAGATACCCGCGGGGGCCCAGGTGGAGATCACGAGCAGGATACAAGCCCTGGCCCGCGGGGCGGCGGAGGTTAAGGTGAAGAAGGTGGCCTAA
- a CDS encoding signal peptidase I: MRIPGGFGVLWSVDTALAAGVLAAILLLAVSGVRFNLVVTGSMEPTIPRGSIAVVEPMPASLLRVGDVAAVEDRARGVLLVHRVVYIDRSGGFVFMKGDASEAVEGFPGEQVVGRVVFHIPYAGLPLLYPRLHIALVTVLGILVTVLLYRELRG; encoded by the coding sequence TTGAGGATTCCCGGCGGTTTTGGTGTGCTTTGGAGTGTTGACACTGCTCTGGCTGCGGGCGTTTTGGCGGCTATTCTACTTCTCGCCGTGTCTGGCGTTAGGTTTAACCTTGTAGTCACTGGTAGTATGGAGCCCACGATTCCCCGAGGGAGTATTGCCGTTGTGGAGCCTATGCCAGCCTCCCTTCTGAGGGTTGGTGATGTGGCTGCTGTGGAGGATAGGGCTAGGGGGGTGCTCCTCGTCCACAGGGTGGTGTATATAGACAGGTCGGGGGGCTTCGTCTTCATGAAGGGGGACGCCTCGGAGGCTGTTGAAGGGTTCCCGGGGGAGCAGGTTGTGGGTAGGGTTGTCTTCCACATACCCTACGCCGGCCTCCCCCTCCTCTACCCCCGGCTCCACATAGCGCTGGTAACGGTGTTGGGGATCCTGGTAACAGTGCTCCTGTACAGGGAGCTCAGGGGGTGA
- a CDS encoding transcription regulator containing HTH domain translates to MDRDRLVGFGLLIGSLAVIIVYAYLVFFTGWWELVIKLTGLMAVAGFFGLLAWVGYVLATTPPPKPIEEIEKEIEEELKRLERELEGEGKEVEGKQSGEKPEKAVKSEERESGRA, encoded by the coding sequence TTGGATAGGGATAGGCTAGTTGGGTTTGGCCTGCTAATAGGCTCTCTAGCGGTCATAATCGTTTACGCTTACCTAGTTTTCTTCACAGGCTGGTGGGAGTTGGTTATAAAGCTTACTGGGCTGATGGCTGTTGCTGGGTTTTTCGGCCTGCTTGCCTGGGTGGGCTATGTGCTTGCAACTACTCCGCCGCCCAAGCCTATTGAGGAGATCGAGAAGGAGATTGAGGAGGAGTTGAAAAGGCTTGAGAGGGAGCTCGAAGGTGAGGGTAAGGAGGTTGAGGGGAAGCAGAGTGGAGAGAAGCCTGAGAAGGCAGTGAAGAGCGAGGAAAGAGAGAGTGGAAGGGCTTGA
- the cysC gene encoding adenylyl-sulfate kinase yields the protein MSYHRCLDRGVVVWLTGLPGSGKTTIASRLAEMLRMEGFRVEVLDGDWARRTVSEGAGFTREERIRHLRRIAWIARLLARNGVIVLCSFVSPYREARSMVRGIVEEEGIPFLEIYVKASLEEVIRRDPKGLYRKALKGEIKNFTGVTDPYEPPEKPELVLDTESNPVEDNVAKLYRLVKSTLETQHV from the coding sequence GTGTCATACCACAGGTGTCTAGACAGAGGTGTTGTTGTCTGGCTGACTGGCCTACCGGGTAGCGGTAAGACCACTATAGCATCACGCCTTGCAGAGATGCTTAGGATGGAGGGGTTTAGGGTTGAGGTTTTAGATGGTGACTGGGCGCGGAGGACTGTAAGCGAGGGAGCTGGTTTTACGAGGGAGGAGAGGATAAGACACCTCAGGAGGATAGCGTGGATAGCACGCCTTCTAGCGAGAAACGGTGTCATAGTCCTCTGCAGCTTCGTATCACCCTATAGGGAGGCCCGAAGTATGGTAAGGGGTATAGTTGAGGAGGAGGGAATACCATTCCTCGAGATATATGTTAAGGCTAGCCTGGAGGAGGTTATAAGGAGGGATCCAAAGGGCCTATACAGAAAGGCCCTCAAAGGCGAGATAAAGAACTTCACAGGAGTCACAGATCCCTACGAGCCACCGGAGAAGCCGGAGCTAGTGTTAGACACCGAATCTAATCCTGTGGAGGACAATGTTGCAAAGCTTTATAGGCTGGTGAAGAGTACACTAGAAACCCAGCACGTTTAA
- a CDS encoding sulfite exporter TauE/SafE family protein, whose protein sequence is MEPAEVLRLTGVFVAGLTASALDYGLGLGFGLIATPMLVILDLDPRQAIAVTLSAQVFSSLSALYAWRSTGTEGPPKQIIIVLAISALAGVVWGSLLMSLLEEEEALALYTAALVVVTAFFIVPMLDKSREGAGGPSRPYVLVLGGFVGGLSKALSGGGFSPIVVAAQRASGIDYRASLVAIPIIKPLAFITAAAVYSWAGHMNLTTAAVLTAGSILGSLLAPKLPGIMPIRWAQVLVVLALLAPKLPGIMPIRWAQVLVVLALAAAALKAVYRLSSEYGVFSWLGL, encoded by the coding sequence TTGGAACCAGCGGAGGTCCTGCGGCTAACGGGAGTTTTTGTAGCAGGCTTGACAGCATCTGCACTTGACTATGGCCTAGGACTCGGCTTTGGCCTCATCGCAACTCCCATGCTAGTTATTCTAGACTTAGACCCGAGGCAGGCTATAGCAGTCACACTCAGTGCCCAAGTGTTTTCATCCCTCTCAGCACTATACGCTTGGCGTTCAACGGGAACAGAGGGCCCTCCAAAACAGATTATAATTGTGTTGGCCATATCCGCCTTGGCTGGAGTCGTATGGGGCTCGCTACTAATGAGTCTCCTGGAGGAAGAGGAGGCTCTGGCCTTATATACCGCCGCCCTAGTGGTTGTTACAGCATTCTTTATAGTACCAATGTTGGACAAAAGTCGCGAAGGAGCTGGAGGACCTAGCAGGCCTTATGTTCTAGTTCTTGGTGGCTTTGTTGGAGGACTCTCTAAAGCCCTCTCCGGGGGAGGCTTCAGCCCTATCGTTGTAGCCGCTCAGAGAGCCTCTGGGATCGACTATAGAGCTTCTCTAGTAGCCATTCCTATCATAAAACCGCTCGCCTTCATAACCGCCGCAGCCGTCTACTCTTGGGCAGGCCATATGAACCTTACTACTGCAGCCGTCCTAACAGCCGGGAGCATACTAGGCTCCCTCCTGGCTCCAAAGCTACCAGGTATCATGCCCATCCGCTGGGCCCAGGTCCTCGTTGTCCTCGCCCTCCTGGCTCCAAAGCTACCAGGTATCATGCCCATCCGCTGGGCCCAGGTCCTCGTTGTCCTCGCCCTCGCGGCTGCCGCCTTAAAAGCCGTTTACAGGTTATCGAGTGAGTATGGGGTGTTTAGCTGGCTTGGTCTCTAG
- the sat gene encoding sulfate adenylyltransferase yields MVSRPHGGRLVRRVLTGRRREIFEAQSGEMPRLEVPLERAIDAEDLARGVFSPLEGFMVEDDYLSVLNRMRLSNDLPWTIPIVLDATREWLESQGLSPGDDIVLLYNELPIAVLTLEDVYTWDKRLHAEKVFKTRDPGHPGVEAVYKRGDILLGGRLELIQGPPNPLERYTLWPLETRVLFKEKGWRTIAAFQTRNVPHLGHEYVQKAALTFVDGLLVHPLSGWKKKGDYRDEVIIRAYEALTSHYYPRGVVVLSVLRMNMNYAGPREAVHHAIVRKNFGATHFIVGRDHAGVGSYYGPYEAWEIFREFPDLGITPLFVREAYYCTRCGGMVNEKVCPHGEEYRVRISGTRLREILRRGERPPEYMMRPEVAEAIISHPNPFIE; encoded by the coding sequence TTGGTCTCTAGGCCCCATGGCGGTAGACTAGTTAGGAGGGTTTTGACGGGTAGGAGGAGAGAGATTTTTGAGGCGCAGTCGGGTGAGATGCCCAGGCTTGAAGTGCCTCTGGAGAGGGCTATAGATGCTGAGGACCTGGCTCGAGGCGTCTTCAGCCCCCTTGAGGGGTTTATGGTTGAGGACGACTATCTGAGCGTTCTGAACCGCATGAGACTCTCCAACGATCTCCCATGGACCATACCCATAGTGTTGGACGCAACCCGTGAGTGGCTGGAGAGTCAGGGGTTGTCGCCTGGCGACGACATAGTACTTTTATACAATGAACTCCCTATAGCAGTTCTCACACTGGAGGACGTCTACACCTGGGATAAGAGGCTTCACGCTGAAAAGGTTTTCAAAACCCGAGACCCCGGCCATCCTGGGGTTGAGGCGGTATACAAGAGGGGCGACATACTTCTGGGCGGGAGGCTAGAGCTTATACAAGGCCCGCCCAACCCGCTGGAAAGATATACGCTCTGGCCCCTCGAGACTAGGGTTCTATTCAAGGAGAAGGGTTGGAGGACAATAGCGGCGTTTCAGACCAGAAACGTGCCCCACCTGGGCCACGAGTATGTGCAGAAGGCGGCCCTCACCTTCGTCGACGGCCTCCTAGTCCACCCCCTCTCAGGCTGGAAAAAGAAGGGTGATTATAGGGACGAGGTTATTATAAGAGCGTACGAGGCCCTCACTAGCCACTACTACCCACGTGGTGTGGTGGTCCTCTCAGTACTTAGGATGAACATGAACTATGCGGGCCCTCGAGAGGCTGTACACCACGCCATAGTGCGGAAGAACTTCGGCGCCACACACTTCATCGTAGGCCGCGACCACGCGGGCGTCGGCAGCTACTACGGGCCCTACGAGGCGTGGGAGATCTTCCGCGAGTTCCCAGACCTAGGCATAACACCACTCTTCGTACGGGAGGCCTACTACTGCACGAGGTGTGGGGGGATGGTTAACGAGAAGGTCTGCCCCCACGGGGAAGAGTATAGGGTTAGGATAAGCGGCACCAGGCTGAGGGAGATTCTGAGGAGGGGTGAGAGGCCTCCGGAGTATATGATGAGGCCTGAAGTGGCTGAAGCAATAATATCTCATCCAAACCCCTTTATAGAATAA